The Babylonia areolata isolate BAREFJ2019XMU chromosome 17, ASM4173473v1, whole genome shotgun sequence genome has a window encoding:
- the LOC143291739 gene encoding GTPase IMAP family member 9-like isoform X2 produces the protein MISETGHSDWKMATRFGTTVEVTDTPGLCDTHLPDEVIHKEVAKSVAVSNPGPNVIVFVLRCDRRFTRDLKEYLILVFNGIDGYSKTEKPIEDLRKDLDDNIEKHGSPLTEMIQEAGGRYFGMNNKAERERQAEELISMMQGFVLEREIAYFFESLITRQIKLQVEELERIEKQRTGVTLSQATVDVKNNIVEEEVAEVFWEIVSSYVKGGTESVIDGISDMCSVM, from the exons ATGATCTCAGAGACAGGTCATTCGGACTGGAAGATGGCCACTCGATTTGGTACAACAGTAGAG GTAACGGACACACCGGGCCTGTGCGATACCCATTTGCCCGACGAAGTCATTCACAAAGAAGTGGCGAAAAGCGTGGCTGTCTCGAACCCTGGACCCAACGTGATTGTCTTCGTTCTTCGCTGTGACCGTCGCTTTACGAGG GATTTGAAAGAGTACCTGATTCTGGTCTTCAATGGGATTGACGGTTATTCCAAGACAGAAAAACCCATTG AGGATCTCAGAAAGGATTTGGATGATAATATCGAGAAGCACGGAAGCCCTCTGACAGAAATGATACAAGAGGCCGGAGGCCGCTATTTCGGCATGAAcaacaaggcagagagagaaagacaggctgaAGAACTCATCAGTATGATGCAG GGctttgtgttggagagagagattgcataCTTCTTCGAATCCCTCATCACGAGACAAATCAAGCTGCAAGTGGAGGAACTGGAACGAATAGAAAAGCAGAGAACAGGTGTTACCCTGTCACAAGCCACAGTCGACGTGAAAAACAACATCGTCGAAGAGGAGGTTGCAGAAGTATTTTGGGAAATTGTCAGTTCCTACGTAAAAGGCGGCACTGAGTCTGTCATCGATGGTATTTCAGACATGTGTTCTGTCATGTAG
- the LOC143291739 gene encoding GTPase IMAP family member 4-like isoform X1, with amino-acid sequence MISETGHSDWKMATRFGTTVEVTDTPGLCDTHLPDEVIHKEVAKSVAVSNPGPNVIVFVLRCDRRFTREEHAAYEKIKQLFSQDLKEYLILVFNGIDGYSKTEKPIEDLRKDLDDNIEKHGSPLTEMIQEAGGRYFGMNNKAERERQAEELISMMQGFVLEREIAYFFESLITRQIKLQVEELERIEKQRTGVTLSQATVDVKNNIVEEEVAEVFWEIVSSYVKGGTESVIDGISDMCSVM; translated from the exons ATGATCTCAGAGACAGGTCATTCGGACTGGAAGATGGCCACTCGATTTGGTACAACAGTAGAG GTAACGGACACACCGGGCCTGTGCGATACCCATTTGCCCGACGAAGTCATTCACAAAGAAGTGGCGAAAAGCGTGGCTGTCTCGAACCCTGGACCCAACGTGATTGTCTTCGTTCTTCGCTGTGACCGTCGCTTTACGAGG GAGGAGCATGCGGCATACGAGAAGATCAAACAACTGTTTTCTCAGGATTTGAAAGAGTACCTGATTCTGGTCTTCAATGGGATTGACGGTTATTCCAAGACAGAAAAACCCATTG AGGATCTCAGAAAGGATTTGGATGATAATATCGAGAAGCACGGAAGCCCTCTGACAGAAATGATACAAGAGGCCGGAGGCCGCTATTTCGGCATGAAcaacaaggcagagagagaaagacaggctgaAGAACTCATCAGTATGATGCAG GGctttgtgttggagagagagattgcataCTTCTTCGAATCCCTCATCACGAGACAAATCAAGCTGCAAGTGGAGGAACTGGAACGAATAGAAAAGCAGAGAACAGGTGTTACCCTGTCACAAGCCACAGTCGACGTGAAAAACAACATCGTCGAAGAGGAGGTTGCAGAAGTATTTTGGGAAATTGTCAGTTCCTACGTAAAAGGCGGCACTGAGTCTGTCATCGATGGTATTTCAGACATGTGTTCTGTCATGTAG